One part of the Thermodesulfobacterium commune DSM 2178 genome encodes these proteins:
- a CDS encoding adenylosuccinate synthase, whose translation MPTLVVVGTQWGDEGKGKVVDVLTEQADFVVRFQGGNNAGHTLVINKKKHILHLIPSGIFRPNTVCVIGNGVVVDPEVLINEIEKLKKEGLDLSPKKLIISEKAQTIMPYHKALDIAREAKAGENKIGTTCRGIGPCYEDKVARKGFRLIDLTYPETFKEKLKKILEEKNFLLSYLNAEPLKFEEIYEKYLAFGEYLKPYLADVSQLLWNAQKAGKNILFEGAQGTFLDIDHGTYPYVTSSNTVAGNACCGSGLGPTEINSVLGIVKAYTTRVGEGPFPTELHDEIGELLRERGGEYGATTGRPRRCGWLDLVMVKTAVRLNGLTYLAITKLDVLSGLKTLKLCVGYKYEGQIIDFFPSELEKLKKVEPIYQELPGWEEDISQIKNFDALPEATKNYIKFIEQYLEVPIALLSFGPERESCFLLKNPFDK comes from the coding sequence ATGCCCACCTTGGTTGTGGTTGGCACACAATGGGGGGATGAAGGTAAAGGAAAGGTGGTTGATGTTCTTACTGAGCAAGCAGATTTTGTAGTTAGGTTTCAGGGAGGAAATAACGCGGGACATACTTTAGTTATCAATAAAAAAAAACATATACTTCATCTTATCCCTTCTGGAATTTTCAGACCTAATACGGTTTGTGTTATCGGAAATGGAGTGGTTGTGGACCCAGAGGTTTTGATAAACGAGATAGAAAAGTTAAAAAAAGAAGGTTTAGACCTTTCTCCTAAGAAACTTATAATAAGTGAAAAAGCTCAAACTATCATGCCTTATCATAAAGCCTTAGATATAGCAAGAGAAGCAAAAGCTGGTGAAAATAAAATAGGGACTACCTGTAGGGGAATAGGCCCTTGTTATGAGGATAAAGTAGCGAGAAAAGGGTTCAGGTTAATAGACCTTACGTATCCTGAAACCTTTAAAGAAAAACTGAAAAAAATTTTAGAAGAAAAAAATTTTCTGTTAAGTTATTTAAACGCAGAACCTTTAAAGTTTGAAGAAATATATGAAAAATATTTAGCCTTTGGAGAATATTTAAAACCTTATCTTGCAGATGTTTCTCAACTGTTATGGAATGCTCAGAAAGCTGGTAAAAATATACTTTTTGAGGGAGCTCAAGGAACTTTTCTAGACATAGACCATGGCACCTACCCTTATGTGACCTCTTCCAATACCGTAGCAGGAAACGCCTGTTGTGGAAGTGGTTTAGGACCTACAGAGATCAACTCAGTTTTAGGAATAGTCAAAGCTTACACTACTCGAGTAGGAGAAGGGCCTTTTCCTACTGAACTCCACGATGAAATAGGAGAACTTTTAAGAGAAAGAGGTGGAGAATACGGGGCCACCACCGGTAGACCAAGAAGGTGTGGATGGTTAGATTTGGTGATGGTAAAAACCGCAGTACGACTAAACGGTCTTACTTACTTAGCTATTACCAAGCTTGACGTGTTGTCTGGACTTAAAACTTTAAAACTCTGTGTAGGATATAAATATGAAGGTCAAATTATAGATTTCTTTCCTTCAGAGCTCGAAAAACTCAAAAAAGTGGAACCTATCTACCAAGAACTTCCTGGATGGGAAGAAGACATTAGCCAGATAAAAAATTTCGATGCGCTTCCGGAAGCGACTAAAAACTACATTAAATTTATAGAACAGTATCTTGAAGTTCCTATAGCCCTTTTATCCTTTGGCCCTGAGAGAGAAAGTTGTTTTTTATTAAAAAATCCTTTCGATAAATAG
- a CDS encoding biotin--[acetyl-CoA-carboxylase] ligase, with amino-acid sequence MALIKHPFDFDFSKLFPEIGQEIWHFPTLPRAMEAAKKFINLYPRTANGRIIRADMLLEAKGRFDRKWFAEKGGLWLSLSLYDEFFEEHASLISLIPGLAMVRCAKHLGITKAKVKWINDLHINGKKLGGVLIERYNEWYIIGLGINVNNPLPKGIPSESFGNLLKKEVSILELLEILVYWLRYYFGFLRWFEQKIRDEESVTNLVIEDFKQFTDTLGRCVGYGYNIDLDDYLIAQVTEITPYGSLILNSEEGLIEVSTGEILYLL; translated from the coding sequence GTGGCCCTTATAAAACATCCTTTTGACTTTGATTTTTCTAAACTTTTTCCAGAGATAGGTCAAGAAATCTGGCATTTCCCTACCCTTCCTCGAGCTATGGAAGCAGCTAAAAAGTTCATAAACTTATATCCCCGAACAGCCAATGGAAGGATTATACGAGCAGATATGCTTCTTGAGGCTAAAGGTAGGTTTGACAGAAAATGGTTTGCTGAAAAAGGGGGACTCTGGTTATCCTTAAGCTTGTACGATGAGTTTTTCGAAGAACATGCCTCTTTGATATCTCTCATACCTGGTCTTGCCATGGTAAGATGTGCTAAACATTTGGGGATTACTAAAGCTAAGGTTAAATGGATAAACGACCTTCATATAAACGGAAAAAAACTGGGTGGAGTTTTAATAGAAAGGTATAATGAATGGTATATTATAGGATTAGGTATAAACGTTAACAACCCTCTTCCTAAAGGTATACCCTCGGAAAGTTTTGGCAATTTACTAAAGAAAGAAGTCTCCATCTTGGAATTGCTAGAAATTTTGGTCTATTGGCTAAGATATTATTTTGGATTTTTAAGATGGTTTGAACAAAAAATCAGGGATGAAGAGTCGGTAACTAATCTGGTAATAGAAGATTTCAAACAATTTACAGATACCTTAGGAAGGTGTGTAGGCTACGGATATAACATAGACCTGGATGATTACCTCATAGCTCAAGTAACTGAAATTACTCCCTATGGCAGTTTAATCCTAAATTCTGAGGAAGGTCTTATCGAGGTTTCAACTGGAGAAATCCTTTATCTTTTATAA
- the carB gene encoding carbamoyl-phosphate synthase large subunit, whose product MPKRTDIKKILIIGSGPIVIGQACEFDYSGSQACKALKEEGYEIVLVNSNPATIMTDPEMADHTYIEPLTPEVVEHIIKEERPDALLPTLGGQTGLNIAFALAKKGVLEKYNVELIGANAKAIEKAESRELFRKAMENIGLKIPKSFIITSLNEIEKAAKELGFPIIVRPSFTLGGTGGGVAYNIEELKEIAEKGLEMSLIHQVMLEESVLGWKEFELEVMRDFKDNVVIICSIENFDPMGVHTGDSITVAPAQTLSDVEYQRMRSAAQAIIREIGVETGGSNIQFAVNPKNGEMVVIEMNPRVSRSSALASKATGYPIAKIAAKLAVGYTLDELSNDITKETKAAFEPTIDYVVVKIPRFTFEKFPESPDELTTSMRSVGETLAIGRTFKEALQKAIAGLEIGRFGFGADGKSPSDNDVILPKEIIKEKLVKPNSQRLFYIREAFKSGFSIEEIYNLTYIDPWFLYHLKEIFDKSEKIKGRSLESLTAEELRELKQMGFTDYQIGFLTNTNPQKVREYRKSLGVKPTFKLIDTCAAEFEAYTPYFYSTYEVENESRATKNRKVLIIGGGPNRIGQGIEFDYCCVHASLALREKGIEAIMVNSNPETVSTDYDISTRLYFEPLTLEHILNIYEEENPDGVIVQFGGQTPLNLALPLYKAGVKILGTSPENIDRAENREKFEQLLEKLNLRRPKAGTAYSEEEAIKVANQIGYPLLVRPSYVLGGRAMRIVYSEKELKEFIATAVKVNPEHPILIDKFLEDAIEIDVDAISDGETVVVAGIMEHIEEAGIHSGDSACILPPLHISPKLLNEIKEATKLLAKELEVKGLINIQFAIKDNELYVLEVNPRASRTVPFVSKAIGVPLAKLATWIMLGYSLKEIGFTKEVVPPYYCVKEVVFPFKRFPKVDVILGPEMKSTGEVMGIDWDPALAYAKAQLAAGMKLPSSGTVFISVKDEDKPLTIPIAKTLQELGFNLIGTEGTCKFLSSFGIKIKEVPKISDLRRPNILDLIKNKEIVLAINTAKGKESKEDAYLIRRYTMELDIPYATTLSCARAMVESIKRLTMKSFSFSSLQKYYSYLDYSFYKR is encoded by the coding sequence ATGCCTAAAAGGACAGACATAAAAAAGATTCTAATCATAGGTTCAGGGCCTATTGTTATAGGGCAGGCTTGTGAGTTTGATTATTCTGGAAGTCAGGCTTGTAAGGCTTTAAAAGAAGAGGGTTATGAAATAGTTTTGGTTAATTCTAATCCAGCTACCATCATGACCGATCCTGAGATGGCAGATCACACATATATAGAACCTTTGACTCCTGAGGTAGTAGAACACATTATAAAGGAAGAACGGCCTGATGCTTTACTTCCTACTTTAGGAGGTCAAACAGGTTTAAACATAGCCTTTGCTTTAGCTAAAAAAGGAGTTCTTGAAAAGTATAACGTTGAACTGATAGGAGCAAACGCTAAAGCTATAGAAAAGGCTGAAAGTAGAGAGCTTTTTAGAAAAGCGATGGAAAACATAGGATTAAAAATACCAAAGAGTTTTATAATTACTTCTTTAAACGAAATAGAAAAGGCAGCCAAAGAACTGGGTTTTCCTATTATAGTCAGACCAAGTTTTACGTTAGGCGGAACAGGAGGAGGGGTAGCTTATAATATAGAGGAGTTAAAAGAAATCGCAGAAAAAGGTTTAGAAATGTCTCTTATCCATCAAGTAATGTTAGAGGAGTCAGTTCTTGGATGGAAAGAGTTTGAGCTTGAGGTGATGAGAGATTTTAAAGATAATGTGGTCATCATTTGTTCTATAGAAAACTTTGACCCTATGGGAGTTCATACCGGAGATTCTATTACTGTAGCCCCGGCGCAGACCTTATCCGATGTAGAATATCAGAGGATGAGATCAGCTGCACAGGCTATCATCAGAGAGATAGGGGTAGAAACTGGAGGGTCAAACATTCAGTTTGCGGTTAATCCTAAAAACGGGGAAATGGTTGTAATAGAGATGAATCCCAGGGTTTCCAGGTCTTCGGCTTTGGCAAGTAAAGCTACAGGATATCCTATAGCCAAAATTGCTGCCAAACTGGCTGTAGGTTATACCTTAGATGAGTTATCTAACGACATCACTAAAGAGACAAAAGCCGCATTTGAACCTACGATCGACTACGTGGTGGTAAAGATACCCAGGTTTACCTTTGAAAAATTTCCAGAATCCCCAGACGAGCTTACTACCTCTATGCGTTCTGTTGGGGAGACGCTGGCTATAGGCAGGACTTTTAAAGAGGCTTTACAAAAGGCTATAGCAGGGCTTGAGATAGGCAGATTTGGATTTGGGGCTGATGGAAAATCTCCCTCAGACAACGATGTAATACTTCCTAAAGAAATCATCAAGGAAAAGTTAGTCAAACCTAACAGTCAAAGATTGTTTTACATAAGAGAGGCCTTTAAGTCAGGATTTAGCATAGAGGAAATCTACAATCTTACTTACATCGATCCTTGGTTTTTATATCATCTAAAAGAAATTTTTGACAAAAGCGAAAAAATAAAAGGGAGATCTTTAGAAAGTTTAACCGCAGAGGAGCTAAGGGAACTCAAACAGATGGGATTTACTGATTACCAAATCGGATTTCTTACTAATACCAATCCTCAAAAAGTAAGAGAATACAGAAAATCTTTAGGGGTAAAACCTACCTTTAAACTTATAGATACCTGTGCAGCTGAGTTTGAAGCCTATACCCCTTATTTTTATTCTACATATGAAGTTGAAAATGAAAGCCGGGCTACAAAAAATCGAAAAGTTCTTATCATAGGTGGAGGGCCTAACAGGATAGGGCAAGGTATAGAGTTTGACTATTGTTGTGTTCATGCTTCTTTAGCTTTAAGGGAAAAAGGTATCGAAGCTATCATGGTTAACTCAAACCCTGAAACAGTCTCTACCGATTATGACATTTCAACCAGGCTGTATTTTGAACCTTTAACCTTAGAGCATATCCTGAACATCTATGAAGAAGAAAATCCAGACGGGGTAATAGTTCAGTTTGGAGGGCAAACCCCTCTTAACCTTGCGTTACCGCTTTACAAAGCAGGAGTAAAGATACTGGGTACATCTCCTGAAAACATAGACAGGGCAGAAAACAGAGAAAAGTTTGAACAACTTCTTGAAAAGTTAAATCTTAGAAGGCCCAAAGCAGGGACTGCTTATAGTGAAGAAGAGGCTATTAAAGTAGCTAATCAAATCGGTTATCCCTTGCTTGTCCGTCCTTCTTATGTGTTAGGTGGAAGGGCGATGAGAATAGTCTATTCAGAAAAAGAGTTGAAAGAGTTTATAGCTACAGCTGTTAAGGTAAACCCAGAACATCCGATTTTAATCGACAAGTTTTTAGAGGATGCCATAGAAATCGACGTAGATGCTATCTCCGACGGAGAAACGGTGGTAGTAGCAGGTATTATGGAGCACATAGAAGAAGCAGGTATTCACTCTGGAGATTCTGCTTGTATCTTACCTCCTCTTCATATCTCACCTAAACTTTTAAACGAAATCAAAGAAGCTACAAAATTGCTTGCTAAAGAATTGGAGGTAAAAGGTTTAATAAATATTCAATTTGCTATCAAAGACAACGAACTCTATGTGTTAGAGGTGAATCCAAGGGCTTCAAGAACTGTACCTTTTGTGTCTAAGGCTATCGGAGTACCTTTGGCTAAACTTGCTACCTGGATTATGTTAGGCTATTCACTAAAGGAAATAGGGTTTACGAAAGAAGTGGTGCCTCCTTATTACTGTGTAAAAGAAGTGGTCTTTCCTTTTAAAAGATTTCCTAAGGTAGACGTAATCCTTGGTCCTGAAATGAAGTCTACAGGGGAAGTTATGGGAATAGATTGGGACCCAGCTTTAGCTTATGCTAAAGCACAACTTGCTGCAGGTATGAAGCTTCCCTCCTCTGGTACGGTTTTTATTTCAGTAAAAGACGAAGATAAACCTCTGACCATACCTATAGCTAAAACCTTACAAGAGTTAGGATTTAACTTGATAGGTACAGAGGGGACCTGTAAATTTCTCTCCTCTTTCGGAATAAAAATAAAAGAAGTACCCAAGATCTCAGACCTAAGAAGACCTAATATTTTAGACCTTATCAAGAATAAAGAGATAGTGCTTGCGATTAATACAGCCAAAGGTAAGGAAAGCAAAGAAGATGCCTACCTTATCAGAAGGTATACGATGGAATTAGACATTCCCTATGCTACCACCTTATCTTGTGCTAGGGCTATGGTTGAAAGTATTAAACGGTTAACGATGAAATCTTTCTCTTTTTCTTCTCTACAAAAATATTATAGCTACCTTGATTATAGTTTTTATAAAAGATAA
- a CDS encoding biotin carboxylase N-terminal domain-containing protein, translating into MKDKILIANRGEIALRIMEACKDLGIDYVAVYTKEDEESLHVRYAKEKYRICDYRDMNDLLAVADESGCTAIHPGYGFLSENFRFARRVVKRSRPLIFVGPSWEAIRDLGNKLFMKKLAKDLGIPVIPGTTEPVYNEIEAELKAEELLEELASLGIQKPSLLVKAVAGGGGMGIEEVKSLEELRPTFRKIRAYAKRLFGDEGVIIEGKIPVFQHLEVQLLGSKHGEYVHFGTRNCTIQSPHKQKRIEIAPGFSFQEPYSFDPKKVEEAIINYSIKLAKAFNYDSVGTWEWLITPDGKYYLMEVNTRIQVENEISAKISFIRNKQVNLIKEQIRVAFGEKLGYSQKDIEFKGTSIEYRLIAEDTKRGFIPLSGTITKFSWPEVPWLTMRTHVPQDKPYTIPTQFDPNLALAIVYGENFEEAKKRGLTLLDQVIIEGVTPDGKKLKTNISFLKEKTEFLYKFLEA; encoded by the coding sequence ATGAAAGATAAAATATTGATTGCTAACAGAGGAGAGATTGCTTTACGTATAATGGAAGCTTGTAAAGATTTAGGTATTGATTATGTAGCGGTTTACACCAAGGAAGATGAAGAGTCTCTACATGTAAGATATGCCAAAGAAAAATACCGTATCTGTGATTATCGCGACATGAACGACCTTTTGGCTGTAGCAGACGAGTCTGGGTGTACGGCTATACATCCAGGATATGGGTTTCTTTCAGAAAACTTTCGTTTTGCAAGAAGGGTGGTCAAAAGGTCAAGACCTTTGATTTTTGTAGGACCTTCCTGGGAGGCAATCAGGGATTTGGGAAATAAACTTTTTATGAAGAAACTTGCGAAAGACCTTGGTATTCCTGTTATTCCAGGGACCACAGAGCCTGTATATAACGAAATTGAAGCTGAGCTTAAAGCTGAAGAGCTTTTGGAAGAACTTGCTTCCTTAGGGATTCAAAAACCTTCCCTTCTGGTAAAGGCTGTAGCTGGTGGCGGAGGAATGGGGATCGAAGAGGTTAAAAGTTTGGAAGAACTTAGACCTACTTTTAGAAAAATCAGAGCTTATGCCAAGAGACTTTTTGGGGACGAAGGAGTTATCATAGAAGGGAAAATACCTGTTTTTCAACATTTAGAGGTACAGCTTTTAGGAAGTAAACATGGAGAATATGTACACTTTGGAACCAGAAACTGTACCATTCAAAGTCCTCATAAACAAAAAAGGATCGAAATAGCCCCAGGTTTTTCCTTTCAAGAACCCTACAGTTTTGACCCTAAAAAGGTAGAAGAAGCAATCATTAATTACTCCATAAAACTTGCTAAAGCCTTTAATTATGATAGCGTAGGAACCTGGGAATGGCTGATTACTCCCGATGGTAAGTACTACCTGATGGAGGTTAATACCAGGATTCAGGTGGAAAATGAAATTTCTGCCAAGATATCCTTTATTAGGAATAAACAGGTAAACCTTATAAAGGAACAGATAAGGGTAGCTTTTGGAGAAAAATTAGGATATTCACAAAAAGACATCGAGTTTAAAGGAACAAGTATAGAATACCGTTTGATTGCAGAAGATACTAAAAGAGGTTTTATTCCTCTAAGTGGAACTATAACCAAGTTTAGCTGGCCGGAAGTGCCTTGGCTTACGATGAGAACCCATGTACCTCAAGATAAACCTTACACCATTCCTACTCAGTTTGACCCAAACCTTGCTTTAGCTATCGTTTACGGAGAAAACTTTGAAGAAGCCAAAAAAAGAGGTTTAACCCTTTTAGACCAAGTTATCATAGAAGGGGTTACCCCTGATGGAAAAAAGTTAAAAACCAACATTTCTTTTTTAAAGGAAAAAACAGAATTTCTTTATAAATTTCTCGAGGCTTAA
- a CDS encoding acetyl-CoA carboxylase carboxyl transferase subunit alpha/beta: MKIELYKTLKNLLETATYIRDIKGEDFFEITSLINKISEVYDNFYQYEPSYLEDFVKKTKEQLDILLEQGEKTLTPYEIVKITRHHQRFTLQDILENVYDSYMELGGEGEINIDPAIVCAKAMLVRKVGDEIFFHQVMVIGHEKGHGEEFREGGSAKPWGNEKALRYMKMAETEGIPIHFFIFTPGAYPIEDYPGAAQQIAKNLYHMAKLRVPIISFISEGGSGGAEAIGLADMRLMAEKGYYSVISPEGAAAIEAKISDGRPPRELVEKCAKALKLTAKDNLKFGNIDRIVPEPLLGARRKDYEFFKRLKIELIRATDEVILQTRSIKFLRKYAASKQETENFKYYVNWDLDEDEIEILIENRYKKYRKMTQWAIHENKTLFKSFFDLGHTISIKLKNEINYKILKQGQKTFKKFLNELTSESTLLLKPVSDPIKTVYNLIVGKKTGAKLVTHSLQDDDIPTYISPLALEDKTITCPQSEKYSCPDLWVPDLYGEFCGVCPNCGYHFPLEYKWYLNNIFDKNSIRTFNDEIASTNPLEFEGYAEKLKAAREKTGLNSSLISFEAKIGGISLIAVMLIAEFRQGTVGVAEGEKFIRAIELAKLTRRPFLALVHTTGGIRIHEGTLGVVQMPRCTMAVRDYVDEGGLYIVVYDNNSYAGPVASFLGSAPYQFALKSTRLGFAGPRVIKETTGQDVPPDYHSAENALKRGHIQGIWDRRELRKKLFTALLTMGGKNLYYRW; encoded by the coding sequence ATGAAGATAGAACTCTATAAAACTTTAAAAAATCTTTTAGAAACAGCTACTTACATAAGGGACATCAAAGGAGAAGACTTTTTTGAGATAACCTCTCTGATAAATAAAATTTCTGAGGTTTATGATAATTTTTATCAATACGAGCCTTCTTATTTAGAAGATTTTGTTAAAAAAACTAAAGAACAGCTTGATATTCTTTTAGAGCAAGGAGAAAAAACTCTTACTCCTTATGAGATAGTAAAAATCACCAGACATCATCAAAGGTTTACCTTGCAGGACATTCTAGAAAACGTTTATGACTCCTATATGGAACTTGGAGGGGAAGGAGAAATAAATATAGATCCTGCTATAGTATGTGCTAAGGCTATGCTTGTAAGAAAAGTAGGAGACGAGATTTTCTTCCATCAGGTAATGGTAATAGGCCACGAAAAAGGACACGGAGAGGAGTTTAGAGAAGGAGGTAGTGCTAAACCTTGGGGGAATGAAAAAGCCCTGCGTTATATGAAAATGGCAGAAACAGAAGGGATTCCTATTCATTTCTTTATTTTTACTCCTGGTGCTTATCCCATCGAAGATTATCCAGGTGCTGCTCAGCAGATTGCCAAAAACCTTTATCATATGGCAAAACTGAGAGTGCCAATCATATCCTTTATTTCAGAGGGAGGTTCCGGAGGAGCTGAAGCTATAGGGCTTGCCGATATGAGGTTGATGGCTGAAAAAGGATACTACTCTGTCATAAGCCCAGAAGGAGCTGCTGCGATAGAGGCAAAAATAAGTGATGGGCGTCCTCCAAGAGAACTAGTAGAAAAATGTGCAAAAGCTCTTAAGCTTACCGCAAAAGATAACCTTAAGTTTGGAAACATAGATAGAATCGTTCCAGAACCATTACTTGGAGCCAGAAGAAAGGACTATGAATTTTTTAAAAGATTAAAGATTGAATTGATAAGAGCGACAGACGAAGTTATCCTTCAAACAAGAAGTATTAAATTTTTAAGAAAATATGCTGCCTCTAAACAAGAAACAGAAAATTTTAAGTATTATGTAAACTGGGATTTAGACGAAGATGAGATAGAAATCCTAATAGAAAATCGATATAAAAAATACAGAAAAATGACCCAATGGGCCATACATGAAAATAAGACTCTTTTCAAATCTTTCTTTGACTTAGGACATACTATAAGCATAAAGTTGAAAAATGAAATAAATTACAAAATTTTAAAACAAGGGCAAAAAACATTTAAAAAGTTTTTAAACGAATTAACCAGTGAATCGACCCTGCTTTTAAAACCAGTTTCTGACCCTATAAAAACGGTCTACAACCTAATCGTAGGGAAAAAAACCGGTGCTAAACTTGTTACTCACTCTTTACAAGACGATGACATCCCAACCTACATAAGTCCTTTAGCTTTAGAAGATAAAACGATTACTTGTCCTCAGTCTGAAAAATATAGTTGCCCTGACCTTTGGGTACCAGACCTTTATGGAGAGTTTTGTGGGGTTTGTCCTAACTGTGGATATCATTTTCCTTTAGAGTATAAATGGTATCTTAACAACATTTTTGATAAAAACAGTATCCGTACCTTTAACGATGAGATTGCTTCAACCAATCCATTAGAGTTTGAAGGGTATGCGGAAAAACTAAAAGCTGCAAGAGAAAAAACAGGGCTAAATTCTAGTCTTATATCTTTTGAGGCCAAAATTGGTGGTATCTCTTTGATAGCGGTAATGTTGATAGCTGAGTTTAGACAGGGTACTGTAGGGGTAGCAGAAGGTGAAAAGTTTATCAGGGCGATAGAATTAGCTAAACTTACCAGACGTCCATTTTTAGCTTTGGTGCATACTACCGGAGGTATAAGGATACATGAAGGGACCCTTGGTGTGGTACAAATGCCCAGATGTACCATGGCAGTAAGGGATTACGTAGATGAAGGAGGGCTTTACATCGTTGTTTATGATAACAACTCCTATGCTGGGCCTGTAGCGAGCTTCTTAGGATCAGCACCTTATCAGTTCGCTTTAAAATCTACTCGTTTAGGATTTGCAGGCCCACGAGTTATCAAGGAAACCACAGGGCAAGATGTGCCTCCAGATTATCATAGTGCAGAAAATGCATTAAAAAGAGGGCATATCCAGGGTATTTGGGACAGAAGAGAACTAAGGAAAAAGCTTTTTACCGCTTTACTTACGATGGGAGGCAAAAACCTATACTACAGATGGTAG
- a CDS encoding SurA N-terminal domain-containing protein produces the protein MFDFLRKGATSVFAKIFLAVIIIVFVFWGIGSFVTSEKDLVAKVNGISITGKEFQEFYNFQLFRLKQTFGEISEEDLKKLNLKKEVLDELIKLKLLEDYANKIGLKILPEEVSLSIAQIPSFQENGRFNPQKYQMVLRELGTTPKFFEKLVYYDILQQRLKLLLTTPIVVSEEEVKDYLRFAKQEIELLEGILPLKACIEKINHTEKDLENYYLTHRDIYKEEEKIKLAYLFIPYDTSSEVTEAELKRFYEQNLDRFKRPFSAKIKTLLVEATDDTSLKKAQKIIEETKHAKDLKVPAKWVEEGVLSEEIKTALKQSKEGQVLGPFKVSSGYLIIGVEAIKPEGIASFEEVREDIYKFLKTEKTRKVTQEKANKIYSEVMKENDLKIWAEKNKIKLFETNWLTKKEFLDQFQNFQLAKKVFEAPKREFFAPLETSKGFVILEIIDKKPARSLEFAEAKEKVKQDYLNSKGKELCEQKAKALLEKLKSKTEITKEVFEKEGFQTKEYRLTRMEIPQKFSSNIAQLIANPGSSKVIDNIVWDRGDLKIFAIKSIKEFNGTIEDAEIQQASSVLLTQKRDNWFKEWYQSLVKKSKIKTYSLFEKF, from the coding sequence ATGTTTGATTTTTTAAGAAAAGGCGCTACTTCAGTTTTTGCTAAGATCTTTTTAGCGGTAATTATTATTGTTTTTGTCTTTTGGGGTATCGGAAGTTTCGTTACTTCAGAAAAAGACCTCGTTGCTAAAGTAAACGGGATTTCTATCACAGGCAAAGAATTTCAAGAGTTTTACAACTTTCAGTTGTTTCGTTTAAAGCAAACCTTTGGTGAAATTAGCGAAGAAGACCTTAAAAAACTTAATCTAAAAAAAGAAGTCCTTGATGAACTTATCAAACTAAAACTCTTAGAAGATTATGCTAATAAAATAGGTCTCAAGATTTTACCAGAAGAAGTGAGCCTTAGCATAGCTCAAATTCCATCTTTCCAAGAAAACGGAAGGTTTAATCCCCAAAAATATCAGATGGTATTAAGAGAGTTAGGTACTACCCCAAAGTTTTTTGAAAAACTTGTTTATTATGACATTTTGCAACAACGATTAAAACTTCTTTTGACAACTCCTATTGTGGTTTCAGAAGAAGAAGTTAAAGATTATTTGAGGTTTGCAAAACAGGAAATTGAGTTGTTAGAAGGTATTTTACCCCTTAAAGCTTGTATAGAAAAGATTAATCATACAGAAAAAGACTTGGAAAATTATTATCTTACCCATAGAGATATTTATAAAGAAGAAGAAAAGATTAAGCTGGCTTATCTTTTTATTCCTTATGACACTTCTTCAGAAGTAACAGAGGCTGAGCTTAAAAGGTTTTATGAACAAAATTTAGATCGTTTTAAGAGGCCTTTTAGTGCTAAGATTAAAACTTTGTTGGTTGAAGCCACAGATGATACTTCCTTAAAAAAAGCTCAAAAAATCATAGAAGAAACAAAACATGCCAAGGACCTTAAGGTTCCTGCTAAATGGGTAGAAGAAGGGGTATTGTCAGAAGAAATAAAAACTGCACTTAAACAAAGCAAGGAAGGGCAGGTTTTAGGACCTTTTAAGGTTTCTTCTGGATATTTAATCATAGGAGTTGAGGCTATCAAGCCAGAAGGAATAGCTTCCTTTGAGGAAGTAAGAGAGGATATTTATAAATTTTTAAAAACAGAAAAAACAAGAAAGGTTACCCAGGAAAAGGCTAACAAGATTTATTCTGAAGTTATGAAAGAAAACGATTTAAAAATATGGGCAGAAAAAAATAAAATTAAACTTTTTGAAACCAATTGGTTAACTAAAAAAGAATTTTTAGACCAGTTTCAAAATTTTCAACTTGCCAAAAAGGTTTTTGAAGCCCCTAAAAGAGAATTTTTTGCTCCTTTGGAAACTTCTAAAGGGTTTGTGATCTTAGAAATTATTGATAAAAAACCCGCAAGGTCTTTAGAGTTCGCTGAAGCAAAAGAAAAGGTTAAGCAGGACTACCTTAATAGTAAAGGAAAGGAGTTGTGTGAGCAAAAAGCTAAAGCCCTTTTAGAAAAATTAAAATCAAAAACAGAGATAACTAAAGAAGTTTTTGAAAAAGAAGGATTTCAGACCAAAGAATATCGTTTAACCAGGATGGAGATTCCTCAAAAATTTTCTTCTAACATAGCCCAGTTGATTGCTAACCCAGGTTCTTCTAAAGTAATAGACAATATCGTGTGGGACAGAGGGGATCTTAAAATTTTTGCCATAAAAAGCATTAAAGAGTTTAACGGCACGATTGAAGATGCAGAAATTCAACAGGCATCTTCGGTTCTTCTAACTCAAAAAAGAGATAATTGGTTTAAAGAATGGTATCAGAGCTTGGTGAAAAAATCGAAAATAAAAACTTATTCTCTGTTTGAAAAATTTTAG